A portion of the Thiohalomonas denitrificans genome contains these proteins:
- the fdx gene encoding ISC system 2Fe-2S type ferredoxin, giving the protein MPQIIVLPHEELCPEGAVFEAEPGTVLIEAALANGIEIEHACEKSCACTTCHIVVREGFDSLNEAEETEEDMLDKAWGLEPESRLSCQAVVGEEDLTVEIPKYTINMVSESN; this is encoded by the coding sequence ATGCCCCAGATCATCGTTTTACCCCATGAAGAACTCTGCCCCGAGGGAGCGGTTTTCGAAGCCGAGCCCGGTACCGTGCTGATCGAGGCGGCCCTGGCCAATGGTATCGAGATCGAGCATGCGTGTGAGAAGTCCTGCGCCTGTACTACCTGCCACATCGTCGTTCGCGAGGGTTTCGACTCGCTGAACGAAGCGGAGGAAACTGAAGAAGACATGCTCGATAAAGCCTGGGGTCTCGAACCGGAGTCCCGTCTCTCCTGTCAGGCGGTCGTGGGCGAGGAAGACCTGACTGTGGAGATCCCGAAATACACGATCAACATGGTTTCGGAAAGCAACTGA
- a CDS encoding IscS subfamily cysteine desulfurase, translating to MSKPIYFDYSATTPVDPRVADQMCKYLRPDDSLFGNPASRSHKYGWDAEEAVDKARRDVAALVNCDPKEIVWTSGATESDNLALKGAAHFYAKKGKHIITSKTEHKAVLDTCRQLEREGFEVTYLDPEPNGLISLKSLEEAIREDTILVSIMHVNNEIGVIQDIAAIGELMRERKILFHVDAAQSAGKVPIDLKNMKVDLMSFSAHKIYGPKGMGALYVRRKPRVRLEAQMHGGGHERGMRSGTLPTHQIVGMGEAFRLAREEMASENERIRALRDRLLKGIEDIEEVFVNGDLEHRVPHNLNISFAYVEGESLMMALSDLAVSSGSACTSSSLEPSYVLRALGRSDELAHSSLRFSFGRFTTEAEIDRAIEMIHGKIAKLRALSPLWEMYKEGIDLDSVQWSAH from the coding sequence ATGAGTAAACCGATTTATTTCGACTATTCGGCCACCACCCCGGTGGATCCGCGTGTCGCCGACCAAATGTGTAAATATCTGCGGCCCGACGATAGCCTCTTCGGCAATCCGGCTTCCCGTTCGCACAAGTACGGGTGGGACGCCGAGGAGGCGGTTGACAAGGCGCGCCGGGATGTGGCGGCCCTGGTCAATTGCGACCCCAAGGAAATCGTCTGGACCTCCGGTGCGACCGAATCCGATAACCTGGCGCTGAAGGGCGCTGCCCATTTTTATGCCAAAAAGGGCAAGCACATCATCACCTCCAAGACCGAGCACAAGGCGGTGCTGGACACCTGCCGTCAGCTCGAACGGGAAGGTTTTGAGGTCACTTACCTGGATCCCGAGCCGAACGGCCTGATCTCGCTGAAGAGCCTCGAAGAGGCGATCCGGGAAGACACCATTCTGGTCTCGATCATGCACGTAAATAACGAGATTGGTGTCATCCAGGACATCGCCGCCATTGGTGAGTTGATGCGGGAGCGGAAGATCCTGTTCCACGTCGATGCCGCCCAGAGCGCCGGTAAGGTGCCTATCGATCTGAAGAACATGAAGGTCGATCTGATGTCCTTCTCGGCCCACAAGATTTACGGTCCCAAGGGGATGGGTGCGCTCTACGTGCGTCGCAAACCACGCGTGCGCCTCGAGGCGCAGATGCACGGTGGCGGTCATGAACGGGGCATGCGTTCCGGGACACTACCCACCCACCAGATTGTCGGTATGGGTGAGGCGTTCCGCCTGGCTCGCGAGGAGATGGCGAGTGAAAACGAACGAATTCGTGCACTCCGCGATCGGCTGCTCAAGGGCATCGAGGACATCGAAGAGGTCTTTGTCAACGGTGACCTGGAGCATCGGGTCCCCCATAACCTGAACATCAGTTTCGCCTATGTGGAAGGCGAATCGTTGATGATGGCGCTGTCGGACCTGGCAGTCTCCAGTGGTTCGGCCTGCACCTCGTCCAGTCTTGAACCGTCCTACGTGCTGCGCGCACTGGGACGCTCCGATGAACTGGCGCACAGCTCTCTCCGGTTCAGTTTCGGCCGCTTCACCACGGAGGCCGAAATCGATCGGGCTATCGAAATGATTCACGGCAAGATCGCCAAATTACGCGCTCTGTCACCGTTGTGGGAAATGTACAAGGAAGGCATTGATCTCGATTCGGTGCAGTGGAGTGCTCATTGA
- a CDS encoding RNA methyltransferase — MKFPKLRIVMVGTSHPGNIGAAARAMKNMGIGRLYLVEPREFPSPEASARASGADDILATATVCDTLDEALTGCSLVFGASARLRTIPWPLLNARQCGEEAVAHPGEVAIVFGREHSGLSNEELERCNYLVHIPTDEAFSSLNVAAAIQVVSYEVMMASGSAPVEATQRDEPASAEDVERLYAHLEETLVELDFLDPDHPRKLMRRLRRLFNRSALEATEVNILRGILTAAQKAARSD, encoded by the coding sequence ATGAAATTTCCCAAGCTGCGCATTGTAATGGTCGGGACCAGCCACCCTGGAAATATCGGGGCGGCCGCCCGGGCCATGAAAAACATGGGGATCGGGCGACTCTACCTGGTGGAGCCCCGCGAATTTCCCAGTCCCGAAGCGAGTGCACGCGCCTCCGGAGCGGACGATATCCTCGCCACCGCTACGGTCTGCGACACTCTCGATGAGGCCCTGACCGGCTGTTCCCTGGTATTCGGGGCCAGCGCCCGACTGCGAACTATTCCCTGGCCCCTGCTGAATGCCCGCCAGTGCGGCGAGGAGGCGGTAGCCCATCCGGGCGAGGTGGCGATTGTATTCGGGCGGGAGCACTCGGGGTTGAGCAACGAGGAGTTGGAGCGCTGTAATTACCTCGTGCATATCCCGACCGACGAGGCGTTCAGCTCGCTCAACGTGGCGGCTGCCATCCAGGTCGTCAGCTACGAGGTGATGATGGCGTCGGGCTCCGCTCCGGTCGAGGCCACACAGCGGGATGAACCGGCTTCGGCGGAGGATGTGGAGCGGCTTTACGCTCACCTCGAGGAGACGCTGGTAGAGCTGGATTTTCTCGATCCGGATCACCCGCGCAAGCTCATGCGCCGTCTGCGGCGCCTGTTCAATCGGAGTGCCCTGGAGGCCACTGAGGTCAACATCCTCAGGGGCATCCTCACGGCGGCCCAGAAGGCGGCCCGCTCCGACTAG
- the iscX gene encoding Fe-S cluster assembly protein IscX, with product MGLRWTDVQDIAIELDEAHPDVDPQYVRFTDLHQWVCGIDEFEDDPESSSEGILEAIQMAWIDERD from the coding sequence ATGGGCTTGAGATGGACGGACGTGCAGGATATCGCCATTGAGCTGGATGAGGCCCATCCGGATGTCGACCCCCAATACGTACGGTTTACCGATCTGCACCAGTGGGTATGCGGCATCGACGAGTTCGAGGACGACCCGGAAAGCTCAAGCGAGGGAATCCTCGAGGCCATCCAGATGGCGTGGATTGACGAACGGGACTGA
- a CDS encoding cysteine desulfurase family protein: MPAYLDHNATTPLDERVFEAMLPHLRDGFGNASSLHAFGRSARSALDTAREQVAELVGAHPSQVVFTNGGTEANNAALKGAAFRRMPGGLAISPVEHASVREPVEALARHGWRHERLPVDSEGRVETEAVRRSSATLVSVMWANNETGVLQDISALARAVRERGAVLHTDAVQAAGKVPIDFSAAGAHLMSLSAHKLYGPKGTGALIVDKSIDIEPLVHGGGQERGRRGGTENVAAIVGFGKAAELAHGELQSRASRLEQLRERFEAGLRERVPDAVVFGAGAKRLPNTSFFALPGIEGGTLVLTLDRQGLALSSGSACGSRNDEPSPVLRAMAVPSDLASCAVRASFGTGNTEADVDALVGALAAEAALLRKMASSAWA, from the coding sequence GTGCCAGCCTATCTCGACCACAATGCCACGACACCGCTGGACGAGCGGGTGTTCGAGGCGATGCTCCCGCACCTTCGGGACGGCTTTGGCAATGCTTCGAGCCTGCACGCCTTCGGCCGTTCGGCGCGCAGTGCGCTGGACACCGCCCGGGAGCAGGTGGCCGAGTTGGTCGGAGCACATCCCTCCCAAGTGGTATTCACGAACGGTGGTACAGAGGCTAACAATGCGGCCCTCAAAGGTGCCGCGTTTCGGCGGATGCCGGGTGGCCTGGCGATCAGCCCGGTGGAACACGCCTCGGTGCGGGAGCCGGTGGAGGCTTTGGCGCGTCACGGCTGGCGGCACGAGCGTCTGCCCGTGGACAGTGAAGGACGCGTCGAAACGGAGGCGGTACGCCGCAGCAGCGCCACTCTCGTTTCGGTGATGTGGGCCAACAACGAAACCGGTGTCTTGCAGGACATTTCGGCTCTGGCCCGGGCGGTACGCGAGCGGGGTGCAGTGCTGCACACCGATGCGGTCCAGGCCGCCGGCAAGGTGCCGATCGATTTTAGCGCGGCGGGCGCACACCTGATGAGCCTGTCCGCCCACAAGCTCTATGGCCCAAAAGGCACGGGTGCACTGATCGTGGACAAGTCGATCGATATCGAGCCCCTCGTGCACGGCGGCGGCCAGGAGCGGGGGCGTCGCGGCGGGACCGAAAATGTCGCCGCTATCGTCGGTTTCGGCAAGGCCGCCGAATTGGCCCACGGCGAATTGCAGAGCCGCGCTTCCCGACTGGAGCAGTTGAGAGAGCGGTTCGAGGCCGGGTTGAGAGAGCGGGTGCCGGATGCAGTGGTGTTTGGAGCGGGCGCGAAGCGCTTGCCGAATACCAGCTTCTTTGCGCTCCCCGGCATTGAGGGCGGCACACTGGTGCTGACGCTCGACCGGCAGGGGCTGGCACTCTCCAGTGGCTCGGCCTGCGGTAGTCGGAATGACGAACCGAGCCCGGTATTGCGGGCGATGGCAGTACCTTCGGATTTGGCAAGTTGCGCGGTGCGGGCGAGTTTCGGCACCGGTAATACGGAAGCGGACGTGGATGCCCTGGTGGGTGCGTTGGCAGCGGAAGCTGCCTTGTTGCGGAAGATGGCGAGCAGCGCCTGGGCATGA
- the hscB gene encoding Fe-S protein assembly co-chaperone HscB → MQTNLSQNFFELFDLPVDFQVDTEALALRYRELQRTTHPDRFANAAEQERRLAVQQAAHVNEAYRTLKDPMARARYLLELRGAPIDETDTSMDPGFLMEQMELRESLEGVRGSEEPFDTLDRIRSDIEHRERALVEDLGIALGHGEGDVLERAKDSVRKLQFMRRLLSETEELEEALTHEL, encoded by the coding sequence ATGCAGACGAACCTCTCTCAAAACTTCTTCGAGCTGTTCGACCTGCCCGTGGATTTTCAGGTGGATACCGAGGCGCTGGCACTTCGCTATCGGGAGTTGCAGCGCACGACGCATCCGGATCGTTTCGCCAATGCCGCTGAACAGGAGCGGCGCCTGGCGGTACAGCAGGCCGCTCATGTGAATGAGGCCTATCGAACCTTGAAGGACCCCATGGCCCGGGCGCGATATCTGCTCGAGCTGCGGGGCGCCCCTATCGATGAGACCGATACGTCGATGGACCCGGGCTTTCTTATGGAGCAGATGGAATTGCGGGAGTCGCTGGAAGGGGTCCGCGGCAGTGAAGAGCCGTTTGACACGCTGGATCGCATTCGTAGCGATATCGAACATAGGGAGCGCGCCTTGGTCGAAGACCTCGGCATCGCCCTTGGCCATGGTGAAGGCGATGTCCTTGAGCGGGCCAAGGATTCTGTCCGCAAACTCCAGTTCATGCGCCGGCTTCTCAGCGAGACCGAGGAGCTTGAAGAGGCGCTGACCCACGAGCTCTGA
- the suhB gene encoding inositol-1-monophosphatase, whose translation MHPMLNIAVRAARQAGNFIARSAEHVDRFTIESKAHNDFVTEVDRVAEQEIIQVIHKAYPDHAILAEESGRQKAGAEYQWVIDPLDGTTNFLHGFPQFAVSIALQHKGRTEQAVVYNPISQELYTASRGSGAQLNGRRIRVAQRRHLEGALLGTGFPFREEQRLDTYLNTFKILFGEVADIRRAGSAALDLAYVAAGRLDGFWEFGLSPWDMAAGSLLIQEAGGVITDFAGGDNYLESGNVIAGNIKLHPVILRKIRPQLPEEARR comes from the coding sequence ATGCATCCCATGCTCAACATTGCCGTGCGAGCTGCACGGCAGGCCGGCAACTTCATCGCCCGTTCGGCCGAACATGTGGATCGGTTCACGATCGAGAGCAAGGCACATAACGACTTCGTTACCGAGGTCGACCGTGTCGCCGAACAGGAGATCATCCAGGTCATTCACAAGGCCTACCCGGACCACGCCATCCTCGCCGAGGAGAGCGGTCGCCAGAAAGCCGGCGCAGAGTACCAGTGGGTCATCGACCCACTGGACGGAACCACCAACTTCCTGCACGGCTTCCCCCAGTTTGCCGTCTCGATCGCCCTCCAGCACAAGGGTCGCACCGAACAGGCGGTGGTCTATAACCCGATTTCCCAGGAGCTTTACACGGCCAGCCGCGGTTCCGGTGCGCAGCTGAACGGACGCCGCATACGGGTCGCCCAGCGCCGGCATCTGGAGGGCGCGCTGCTTGGTACCGGCTTTCCCTTTCGCGAGGAGCAGCGCCTCGATACCTACCTGAATACCTTCAAGATCCTGTTCGGCGAGGTGGCGGATATCCGAAGAGCCGGCTCCGCCGCCCTGGACCTGGCCTATGTCGCTGCGGGCCGTCTGGACGGATTCTGGGAATTCGGACTCTCGCCCTGGGACATGGCTGCCGGATCACTGCTCATTCAGGAAGCCGGCGGCGTGATCACCGACTTCGCCGGTGGCGACAATTACCTGGAAAGCGGCAATGTGATCGCAGGCAATATCAAGCTTCACCCGGTCATCCTGCGCAAGATTCGCCCCCAGCTTCCGGAAGAAGCGCGCCGATAG
- the secF gene encoding protein translocase subunit SecF: protein MEIFTQTNVDFMRLRKGAVALSLFLIVVALGSLLVRGLNFGIDFTGGTLLEVSYEQPAELSSIRSTLEEAGYEGAVVQHVGTSRDVLIRLAPREGISTAQLSEKVMVALRASDEQLQMRRQEFVGPQVGDELVERGGLALLYALLGILVYVALRFEKRFAVGSVAALVHDVILTLGFFSVLQLEFDLTILAAILAVIGYSLNDTIVVFDRIRENFRKMRKGSSADVVNASLNQTLSRTVLTSGTTALVLLALFFLGGELIHGFATALLVGVVVGTYSSIYIASPVLLALGVSREDLLPVEKEGVEQEEPLP, encoded by the coding sequence ATGGAGATTTTTACGCAGACCAATGTCGACTTCATGCGGTTACGGAAGGGGGCCGTCGCCCTCTCGCTGTTCCTTATTGTGGTCGCGCTGGGCTCCCTGCTGGTGCGAGGTCTGAACTTCGGGATCGACTTCACAGGCGGTACCCTGCTGGAGGTCAGCTATGAGCAGCCCGCGGAGCTGTCGTCGATCCGCAGCACCCTCGAAGAGGCCGGTTACGAAGGGGCCGTGGTTCAGCACGTCGGTACCTCCCGTGACGTCCTCATTCGGCTGGCGCCGCGCGAGGGGATCAGTACTGCACAGCTCAGCGAGAAGGTCATGGTCGCGCTGCGCGCCTCCGATGAACAGCTGCAGATGCGCCGTCAGGAGTTCGTCGGGCCACAGGTGGGCGACGAGCTGGTGGAGCGGGGCGGTCTGGCCCTCCTCTACGCACTGCTCGGGATCCTCGTGTATGTGGCACTGCGCTTTGAGAAGCGCTTCGCCGTCGGTTCCGTCGCGGCACTGGTGCATGATGTCATTCTGACGCTCGGCTTCTTCTCGGTGCTGCAACTGGAATTCGATCTGACCATCCTGGCGGCGATTCTGGCAGTGATCGGCTACTCCCTGAACGACACCATCGTCGTCTTCGATCGCATCCGCGAGAACTTCCGCAAGATGCGCAAGGGGAGTTCGGCCGACGTGGTGAACGCATCCCTAAACCAGACGCTGTCGCGGACGGTGCTAACCTCCGGCACCACAGCATTGGTTCTTCTGGCGCTGTTTTTCCTGGGGGGTGAATTGATCCACGGATTCGCCACCGCCCTGCTGGTCGGCGTCGTGGTCGGTACCTACTCCTCGATCTACATCGCCAGCCCTGTCCTGCTTGCCCTGGGGGTCTCCCGCGAAGACCTGCTGCCGGTGGAAAAGGAGGGAGTGGAGCAGGAAGAGCCGCTGCCGTAA
- the iscR gene encoding Fe-S cluster assembly transcriptional regulator IscR, with protein sequence MRLTTKGRYAVTAMLDLALHYTNGPITLADISKRQGISLSYLEQLFSRLRKNGLVDSARGPGGGYKLSRPAGEVCIADVITAVDEKVDAMRCGGKGDCQDGGSCLTHELWCELSNQIYDFLKSITLGDLVERKEVRDVAARQDRQSQIIQEKKTASI encoded by the coding sequence ATGAGACTAACGACCAAAGGCCGCTATGCGGTGACCGCGATGCTGGATCTCGCGCTGCACTACACCAACGGTCCGATAACTCTCGCGGACATTTCCAAGCGGCAGGGTATTTCGCTGTCCTATCTGGAACAGCTCTTCTCCCGACTGCGCAAAAACGGTCTCGTGGATAGCGCCCGCGGTCCGGGTGGCGGCTACAAGCTGAGTCGTCCCGCCGGCGAGGTCTGTATTGCCGACGTGATTACCGCCGTTGATGAAAAGGTCGATGCCATGCGCTGTGGCGGGAAGGGCGATTGCCAGGACGGCGGTTCGTGTCTTACCCATGAACTTTGGTGTGAGCTGAGTAATCAGATTTACGACTTCCTCAAGAGCATCACCCTGGGCGACCTGGTGGAGCGCAAGGAAGTTCGCGATGTGGCGGCCCGTCAGGACCGACAATCGCAAATCATTCAAGAGAAGAAGACAGCCTCAATATAA
- the hscA gene encoding Fe-S protein assembly chaperone HscA — protein sequence MALLQISEPGQSDAPHQHRLAAGIDLGTTNSLVATVRSGMAETLPDEQGNHLLPSVVRYLEGGETVVGEAAKGQAALDPLNTVASVKRFMGRGVADVKSLGSRLPYEFVESEASAMPRLRTAGGDVSPVEVSAEILKALRERAEKSLGGELTGVVITVPAYFDDAQRQASKDAAKLAGLNVLRLLSEPTAAAVAYGLDRGSEGVIGVYDLGGGTFDISILRLNKGGFEVLATAGDSALGGDDMDRLVAEWIMQQAGIADDADHKQLRRLMRDACAAKEALTQSETAEIRLELADGTHWEGQLDRKQFNRIIDPLVRKTLAPCRRALRDAGVGPEEIKDVVMVGGSTRVPRVREKVGEFFNTEPLVDIDPDRVVAIGAAMQADVLAGNKPDDEMLLLDVTPLSLGLETMGGLVEKVIPRNTTIPVARAQDFTTYKDGQTAMAVHVVQGERELVSDCRSLARFELRGIPPLAAGAARIRVTFQVDADGLLSVTAREQTTGLESSIQVKPSYGLTDSEIEEMLRDSMDHAREDMDARNLREQQVEAERILEALEHALEVDGDRLLSSEEREALERSMGIVREAIGENDYSLLKRRTDELNRLSAEFAARRMNASIQEALSGQSVDEFEK from the coding sequence ATGGCACTACTGCAGATCAGTGAACCCGGACAATCCGATGCCCCTCACCAACACCGGTTGGCGGCAGGTATCGATCTGGGCACCACCAATTCCCTGGTGGCGACCGTACGTTCTGGCATGGCCGAAACCCTGCCGGATGAACAGGGCAATCATCTATTGCCGTCCGTCGTGCGCTACCTGGAGGGCGGCGAAACCGTAGTGGGAGAGGCCGCCAAGGGACAGGCCGCGCTTGATCCGCTCAATACCGTAGCTTCCGTCAAGCGCTTCATGGGGCGCGGTGTCGCGGATGTGAAGAGCCTGGGCTCACGCTTGCCCTATGAGTTCGTGGAGAGTGAAGCCTCTGCCATGCCGCGTCTGCGAACCGCCGGCGGTGATGTCAGTCCGGTGGAGGTCTCTGCGGAGATCCTCAAGGCGCTACGAGAACGGGCGGAAAAATCCCTGGGCGGCGAGTTGACCGGGGTGGTGATTACCGTGCCCGCCTACTTTGATGACGCCCAGCGTCAGGCCTCCAAGGACGCCGCCAAGTTGGCGGGGCTCAATGTGCTGCGACTGCTGAGTGAGCCGACTGCCGCGGCGGTCGCGTATGGTCTGGATCGCGGTTCGGAAGGGGTTATCGGCGTCTATGACCTGGGCGGCGGTACCTTCGATATCTCCATTTTGCGGCTCAACAAGGGGGGTTTCGAGGTGCTGGCCACTGCCGGCGACTCCGCCCTGGGCGGCGACGACATGGATCGGCTGGTGGCGGAATGGATCATGCAGCAGGCCGGCATTGCCGATGATGCCGATCACAAGCAGTTGCGCCGCCTGATGCGCGACGCATGCGCCGCCAAGGAGGCGCTTACCCAGAGCGAAACGGCCGAGATCCGGCTGGAGCTTGCGGATGGCACCCACTGGGAAGGCCAACTGGACCGCAAGCAGTTCAACAGGATTATCGACCCGCTGGTCCGGAAAACCCTGGCCCCATGCCGTCGCGCACTGCGGGATGCGGGTGTCGGGCCCGAAGAGATCAAGGATGTGGTCATGGTCGGCGGCTCCACCCGTGTGCCGCGTGTGCGTGAAAAGGTCGGGGAATTTTTCAATACCGAGCCCCTGGTAGACATCGACCCGGACCGGGTCGTCGCGATCGGGGCCGCCATGCAGGCGGATGTGCTTGCCGGCAACAAGCCGGATGACGAAATGCTGTTGCTCGACGTCACGCCGCTGTCTCTGGGCCTGGAAACCATGGGCGGTCTGGTGGAGAAGGTTATCCCCCGGAACACCACGATTCCCGTGGCCCGCGCCCAGGACTTTACCACCTACAAGGATGGTCAGACCGCCATGGCGGTTCACGTGGTGCAGGGGGAGCGCGAACTGGTTTCCGACTGTCGCTCCCTGGCTCGCTTTGAGTTGCGGGGGATACCTCCTCTGGCGGCGGGAGCGGCCCGTATTCGCGTCACCTTCCAGGTGGATGCCGACGGTCTGCTGTCGGTTACGGCCCGGGAGCAGACCACCGGATTGGAATCGAGCATACAGGTGAAGCCGTCCTACGGCCTGACCGACTCGGAAATCGAGGAGATGTTGCGGGATTCCATGGACCATGCCCGTGAGGACATGGATGCCCGTAATCTGCGTGAACAGCAGGTGGAGGCCGAGCGCATTCTCGAGGCGCTGGAGCATGCGCTCGAAGTGGACGGGGATCGCCTGCTCTCCAGCGAGGAGCGCGAGGCGCTGGAGCGGAGCATGGGTATCGTCCGGGAGGCCATCGGCGAGAACGACTACTCTCTGCTCAAACGCCGTACCGACGAGCTTAACCGACTTTCCGCGGAGTTCGCCGCCCGCCGGATGAATGCCTCAATCCAGGAGGCGCTGTCCGGTCAGAGCGTGGACGAATTTGAAAAGTAG
- the cysE gene encoding serine O-acetyltransferase, producing the protein MFKRLREDIDCVFERDPAARNVFEIVTTYPGIHAVILHRMSHSLWNRGWKWLARMLSVFSRWLTGIEIHPGASIGRRFFIDHGMGVVIGETAVIGDDCTLYHGVTLGGTSWDKGKRHPTLGNDVVVGAGAKVLGPITVKDGGRIGSNAVVVKDVPAGATMVGIPGRLVQPKRSTKDQQRAAIAKKIGFDAYGTAEEMPDPVANAIDCMLDHIHAMDSKMEEMCKAMRSMGAELPEKELPELKSCEIGNGETEAENSAERTREPKAGEINS; encoded by the coding sequence ATGTTCAAAAGGCTGCGAGAGGATATCGATTGCGTCTTTGAGCGCGATCCGGCGGCCCGAAATGTCTTCGAGATCGTCACCACCTATCCGGGTATCCACGCCGTCATCCTGCATCGGATGAGTCATTCGCTGTGGAATCGCGGATGGAAATGGCTGGCGCGGATGCTCTCGGTGTTCTCCCGCTGGCTCACCGGCATCGAGATCCATCCCGGAGCCAGTATCGGTCGGCGTTTTTTTATCGATCACGGCATGGGTGTGGTGATTGGTGAGACGGCGGTCATCGGTGATGACTGCACTCTTTATCACGGAGTCACCCTGGGCGGCACAAGCTGGGACAAGGGCAAGCGCCATCCCACACTCGGCAATGACGTGGTGGTAGGGGCGGGGGCCAAGGTGCTGGGCCCAATCACGGTCAAGGATGGTGGGCGCATCGGCTCCAATGCGGTGGTCGTCAAGGACGTTCCGGCGGGGGCGACGATGGTCGGCATTCCCGGGCGGCTGGTGCAGCCCAAGCGCAGCACCAAGGACCAGCAGCGCGCCGCCATCGCCAAAAAGATCGGTTTCGATGCCTATGGCACTGCCGAGGAGATGCCCGACCCGGTCGCCAACGCCATCGACTGCATGCTCGATCATATTCATGCCATGGACAGCAAAATGGAGGAGATGTGCAAGGCGATGCGCAGTATGGGTGCGGAACTTCCCGAAAAGGAGTTGCCGGAACTGAAGAGCTGTGAGATCGGGAACGGCGAAACGGAGGCGGAGAATTCTGCTGAGCGTACCCGGGAGCCCAAAGCGGGCGAAATTAATAGTTGA
- the iscA gene encoding iron-sulfur cluster assembly protein IscA translates to MAITMTEAAAERVKTFLANRGKGVGLRLGVKTSGCSGMAYVIEFADVIDDDDEIFEGYGVKVIVDKKSLVYLDGTELDFAREGLNEGFQFNNPNVKDACGCGESFNI, encoded by the coding sequence ATGGCAATTACCATGACCGAGGCCGCGGCGGAGCGGGTCAAGACATTCCTCGCAAATCGCGGCAAGGGCGTTGGCCTGAGGCTGGGGGTGAAAACCTCCGGCTGCTCGGGCATGGCCTATGTGATCGAATTCGCCGATGTGATCGACGATGACGATGAGATCTTCGAAGGGTATGGGGTGAAGGTGATCGTCGACAAGAAAAGTCTTGTCTATCTCGACGGCACCGAGCTCGATTTCGCCAGAGAGGGGCTGAACGAAGGGTTTCAGTTCAATAACCCGAACGTGAAGGACGCCTGCGGCTGTGGCGAAAGCTTCAACATCTGA
- the ndk gene encoding nucleoside-diphosphate kinase, which yields MAVERTLSIIKPDAVAKNVIGDIYSRFEKAGLSIVAARMLQLSREQAEGFYAVHKERPFFKDLVEFMMSGPVMVQVLEGENAIAKNREVMGATNPKEAAPGTIRADFASSIGTNAVHGSDAPETAKQEIEFFFKPEEICPRSR from the coding sequence ATGGCAGTTGAGCGCACTCTTTCCATCATCAAGCCGGATGCGGTAGCCAAGAACGTTATCGGTGATATCTACAGCCGTTTCGAAAAGGCAGGCCTGAGCATCGTGGCCGCCAGGATGCTGCAGCTGAGCCGGGAGCAGGCCGAAGGCTTTTATGCAGTCCACAAGGAGCGCCCGTTCTTCAAGGATCTGGTGGAATTCATGATGTCCGGTCCGGTGATGGTGCAGGTGCTCGAAGGTGAAAATGCCATAGCCAAAAACCGCGAAGTCATGGGTGCCACAAACCCCAAGGAAGCCGCACCGGGCACCATCCGGGCCGATTTCGCCTCCAGCATTGGTACCAATGCAGTGCATGGGTCCGACGCCCCGGAGACAGCCAAACAGGAAATCGAATTCTTTTTCAAGCCCGAGGAAATCTGCCCGCGCAGTCGTTGA
- the iscU gene encoding Fe-S cluster assembly scaffold IscU, with amino-acid sequence MAYSDKVIDHYENPRNVGSFEKDESEVGTGMVGAPACGDVMRLQIKVNDEGVIEDACFKTYGCGSAIASSSLVTEWVKGKSLADALTIKNKDIAEELALPPVKIHCSVLAEDAIRAAIDDYKSKRGEKSGADASAGTEANSA; translated from the coding sequence ATGGCATATAGCGACAAGGTAATTGACCATTACGAGAATCCGCGCAACGTGGGTTCATTCGAAAAAGACGAGAGCGAAGTGGGCACCGGAATGGTAGGCGCACCCGCTTGCGGCGATGTCATGCGTCTGCAGATCAAGGTGAATGACGAAGGCGTGATCGAAGATGCCTGTTTCAAGACTTACGGCTGCGGTTCGGCCATCGCTTCCAGCTCCCTTGTGACCGAATGGGTAAAGGGTAAATCCCTGGCGGACGCCCTGACCATCAAAAACAAGGACATTGCTGAAGAGTTGGCCCTGCCACCGGTGAAAATTCACTGTTCGGTTCTGGCCGAGGATGCGATTCGGGCGGCGATCGACGACTACAAGTCGAAGCGCGGTGAAAAGTCCGGAGCGGATGCCTCGGCCGGTACCGAAGCCAACAGCGCTTAA